A DNA window from Actinomadura luzonensis contains the following coding sequences:
- a CDS encoding AAA family ATPase yields MSTTRARQLAKEHKALRLTPDEWMIPLFGEPEADGKRDVLEGRLLSLALETLRLGTDVTLDFGCWSRDERSAVRWLAESVGASCVLVYVPVDLETQRARIAHRRSAAPDQTFPMSEADLLRWRTLFEEPDAAELGGQEIGSPPPGWPGWPEWAADRWPSFT; encoded by the coding sequence CTGAGCACCACAAGGGCTCGGCAGCTGGCCAAGGAGCACAAAGCGCTTCGACTGACGCCTGATGAGTGGATGATCCCGCTGTTCGGTGAGCCGGAGGCGGATGGGAAGCGCGATGTCCTGGAAGGACGGCTGCTCTCGCTCGCCCTGGAGACGCTCAGGCTCGGGACCGACGTGACCTTGGATTTCGGATGCTGGTCCCGTGACGAGAGGTCCGCCGTCCGCTGGCTGGCGGAGTCCGTGGGCGCGTCCTGCGTCCTCGTGTACGTGCCGGTGGACCTGGAGACCCAGCGCGCCCGGATCGCCCATCGCCGGTCGGCCGCTCCGGATCAGACCTTCCCGATGAGCGAGGCGGACCTCTTGCGCTGGAGGACCCTGTTCGAGGAGCCCGACGCCGCGGAGCTCGGCGGGCAGGAGATCGGAAGTCCGCCTCCTGGCTGGCCGGGCTGGCCGGAGTGGGCCGCCGATCGATGGCCGTCCTTCACGTGA
- a CDS encoding fibronectin type III domain-containing protein: MRWLTALALIFSGVLVVTGATAASAASAQPGPGQFYGARVRVLTNASIAAGATTTLSVAGVGAVPASGVASVALNLAAKGASAAGGLIVFPSDLTAAPAVTGARYRSGVWDDQLVTVKLGADGALKVKNTGTAAVNVYADVHGYFTATAATTPGARYVPLNTARIIGNQSVAANSTATFAVAGLGGVPASGVAYVALTFAVKSTGSGKMIAYPSGGTLPVGSNIDYRPSYFQSNLVIAALGTDGKIAVNNNGAAALTVYADVAGYFATPAAAVAASALVPVAPSRTLASVTVAAGASYTVAPLGKGGVPAAGVSAVGVNITAKGTVNGLLRVYPAGQTGIPGGGSIAYQPNDFWSSLVPVKVGTGGTFVILNTGTASVSVTVDTFDYYRSPAVPAAPTGIGATAGDAAATVTWQRPADGGAPITGYTVTSSPGDRTATVSGDQLQATVTGLANGTAYTFTVTAANAVGTSARSASSAPVTPAGAPGRPSPPLGVSATPGDRSARITWRAPATDGGSTITRYAVTASPGGAVVTTAGTEATVTGLANGTAYTFTVTAANAVGVSDASAPSDPVTPGPPNRPGRPFITGVYGRDSAVRVTWAPPETGAADVTGYTVTASPGGAVVSTADTEATVTGLVNGTAYTFTVTATGAAGAGEPSPPSDAVRPQPAEVPMSPPALLVTPLDQRVDVQWAPAVDGGSAITGYTVSVQPGGLSMDIAPDTTVATVTGLANGTAYTVTVVARNAVGASAPSTAAAVTPSASRPPGAPTHLRAALPASGSVQVDWDAPADTGTAPVTGYTLTASPGGRTATVTATTATLAGLDPATAYTFTVRATSAAGTGAASAPTEAITPKLTVKTEPRVLSPQAALTLRAVRDGALEFEDPPAEVTGLTAGTLLVIGQSDRTPQGFFGKVSGLARQNGRVVVSTTPASLSDAFTDAGFATDGRVDSGDQVRFVPSAPGARLVRPVQSARDRAAGPRVGIRDGNLVVEFEEVFEHKGRSVTKVEGWAVVDQDTRMGASTDASGRGVDVSNTTKISSEVRVKQGFGFAFSKRMHLGHVNGPCRTFWLGRVPVVVCVRLSVALSLEASTSVGLSFAVHWDKQLGTRCHTSKTGTSCTPDDGGPGFYADGGVGVYGDGAVTTAISTDIQLLLYGLVGPALVVDVPGVQLKADTTQNPWWELRALARLGAAIDLGAIGKDYSVWRKDDIISTFWTIAHAGGAFQGIKVTPQVGGIGPGQNYQFKVTVTGYPDDVATQWKLLEGPGTLTADGLFNFPQEGLAVVEVTSPATGGHPQLQARGAVQVGANFGAPGPPTLNTWTAPTLRGATVSWSPPTDVGVGTISGYVVTATAEDGSQTARAYAYGGDATHQLVQGLTPGVRYSVTVIAQNAAGTGEPAAPLKLTPTDVIFFGPPSTLGADLARSTETQGRPDSTGQAGGATGAAASGDGRYVFFLTQERSNLMPDDLRVPSSTKPRILRKDTQGGGTQVVSLGPDGVTPVYGFVGGPLASRDGNVVAFVSLEWTGVLTPRAVMHDIAAGTSWTLEEYGYVQAISDDGHAVVYSKKLDVHSATSRWNLYRQVKGGTPQKLTACDSQTDGDCPTSAGEAALSGDGNRVTWSTYDVSIGKDRTWLYDAATGGTTEIFPGTDVGDPIISGDGQVVALRYTAHPAQTSCLMVARISGATPGAGNCLVQEDANGYGRAMFLGKNGTALAYEYTDDDSVRSLRSYTAGVTHLAGGAPGQSWPVTAFITDDDQRLIYTLQYEGGTSTADTVVAHEVPGVWWDFTTGAMAGGAPAPAAGRAPARDLRVRLPDEPVTLAGEAAQPPRQPARAARSSPR; encoded by the coding sequence ATGCGATGGTTGACAGCGCTCGCTCTGATCTTCTCCGGGGTCCTGGTGGTGACGGGGGCGACCGCGGCCTCGGCCGCGTCGGCCCAGCCTGGGCCGGGCCAGTTCTACGGCGCCCGGGTGCGGGTGCTGACCAACGCCTCGATCGCCGCCGGCGCCACCACGACCCTCAGCGTGGCGGGCGTCGGCGCGGTGCCCGCCAGCGGCGTCGCGAGTGTGGCGCTGAATCTCGCGGCCAAGGGCGCGAGCGCGGCGGGCGGCCTCATCGTCTTCCCCTCCGACCTGACCGCCGCGCCGGCCGTGACCGGCGCCCGCTACCGGTCCGGGGTATGGGACGACCAGCTCGTCACGGTCAAGCTCGGCGCGGACGGCGCGCTGAAGGTCAAGAACACCGGCACGGCCGCCGTCAACGTCTACGCCGACGTGCACGGCTACTTCACCGCGACGGCCGCCACGACGCCCGGCGCCCGCTACGTGCCGCTCAACACGGCGCGGATCATCGGCAACCAGAGCGTCGCCGCCAACTCGACCGCCACGTTCGCGGTGGCGGGGCTGGGCGGCGTGCCGGCGTCCGGGGTGGCGTACGTGGCGCTGACCTTCGCGGTCAAGAGCACCGGATCGGGCAAGATGATCGCCTATCCGTCGGGCGGCACCCTGCCCGTCGGGTCGAACATCGACTACCGGCCCTCCTACTTCCAGTCCAACCTGGTCATCGCCGCGCTCGGCACGGACGGCAAGATCGCCGTCAACAACAACGGGGCCGCCGCGCTCACGGTGTACGCGGACGTGGCGGGCTACTTCGCGACGCCCGCCGCCGCCGTCGCCGCCTCGGCCCTCGTGCCCGTCGCCCCGTCGCGGACCCTCGCCTCGGTGACGGTGGCGGCGGGCGCCTCGTACACGGTGGCCCCGCTCGGCAAGGGCGGCGTGCCGGCGGCGGGGGTGAGCGCGGTCGGGGTGAACATCACCGCCAAGGGCACGGTGAACGGCCTGCTGCGCGTGTACCCGGCGGGCCAGACCGGCATCCCGGGCGGCGGCTCGATCGCCTACCAGCCCAACGACTTCTGGTCGAGCCTGGTGCCGGTCAAGGTGGGCACCGGCGGCACGTTCGTCATCCTCAACACCGGCACCGCGAGCGTCAGCGTCACCGTCGACACCTTCGACTACTACCGGTCACCGGCGGTGCCGGCCGCGCCCACCGGCATCGGCGCGACGGCGGGCGACGCGGCCGCCACCGTCACCTGGCAGCGTCCCGCCGACGGCGGCGCGCCGATCACCGGCTACACCGTGACCTCCAGCCCCGGCGACCGGACCGCGACCGTGTCCGGCGACCAGCTCCAGGCCACCGTCACCGGCCTGGCCAACGGCACCGCGTACACCTTCACCGTGACGGCCGCCAACGCGGTGGGCACCTCGGCCCGCTCGGCCTCCTCCGCGCCGGTGACCCCGGCCGGAGCACCCGGCCGGCCGTCGCCGCCGCTCGGCGTGTCCGCGACGCCGGGCGACCGCTCAGCGAGGATCACCTGGCGCGCGCCCGCCACCGACGGCGGCTCGACGATCACCAGGTACGCGGTGACGGCCTCCCCGGGCGGCGCCGTCGTGACCACGGCAGGCACCGAGGCCACCGTCACCGGCCTGGCCAACGGCACCGCCTACACCTTCACCGTGACCGCCGCCAACGCCGTCGGCGTCTCCGACGCCTCCGCGCCGAGCGACCCGGTGACGCCCGGCCCGCCGAACCGGCCGGGCCGGCCGTTCATCACCGGCGTGTACGGCCGGGACAGCGCGGTGCGCGTCACCTGGGCGCCGCCCGAGACCGGCGCCGCGGACGTGACCGGGTACACGGTGACGGCCTCCCCGGGCGGCGCCGTCGTGTCCACGGCGGACACCGAGGCCACCGTCACCGGCCTGGTCAACGGCACGGCCTACACCTTCACCGTGACCGCCACCGGCGCGGCGGGCGCGGGGGAGCCGTCGCCGCCGTCCGACGCGGTGCGCCCGCAGCCCGCCGAGGTGCCGATGTCCCCGCCCGCGCTGCTGGTGACCCCGCTCGACCAGCGCGTGGACGTGCAGTGGGCGCCCGCGGTGGACGGCGGATCGGCGATCACGGGGTACACGGTCAGCGTGCAGCCCGGCGGCCTGAGCATGGACATCGCGCCCGACACGACGGTCGCCACGGTCACGGGGCTGGCCAACGGCACCGCGTACACGGTGACGGTGGTCGCGAGGAACGCGGTGGGCGCGAGCGCGCCGAGCACCGCGGCGGCGGTCACCCCGTCGGCCAGCCGGCCGCCCGGCGCGCCGACGCACCTGCGCGCCGCGCTGCCGGCCTCCGGCAGTGTCCAGGTCGACTGGGACGCGCCCGCCGACACCGGCACCGCCCCGGTGACCGGCTACACGCTGACGGCCAGCCCGGGCGGCAGGACCGCGACGGTCACCGCCACCACCGCCACCCTGGCCGGGCTGGACCCGGCCACGGCCTACACCTTCACCGTGCGCGCCACCAGCGCGGCCGGCACGGGCGCGGCCAGTGCGCCGACCGAGGCGATCACGCCGAAGCTCACCGTCAAGACCGAGCCGCGGGTGTTGTCGCCGCAGGCCGCGCTCACCCTGCGCGCCGTGCGGGACGGCGCGCTGGAGTTCGAGGACCCGCCCGCGGAGGTCACCGGGCTCACCGCGGGCACGCTGCTCGTCATCGGCCAGAGCGACCGCACCCCGCAGGGGTTCTTCGGCAAGGTGTCCGGCCTGGCGCGGCAGAACGGGCGGGTCGTCGTCTCCACCACGCCCGCCTCGCTGAGCGACGCCTTCACCGACGCCGGCTTCGCCACCGACGGGCGGGTGGACAGCGGCGACCAGGTACGGTTCGTGCCGTCGGCGCCGGGAGCGCGGCTGGTGCGCCCCGTCCAGAGCGCCCGCGACCGGGCGGCAGGGCCGCGCGTCGGCATCCGCGACGGCAACCTCGTCGTCGAGTTCGAGGAGGTGTTCGAGCACAAGGGCCGCTCCGTCACCAAGGTCGAGGGCTGGGCGGTGGTCGACCAGGACACCAGGATGGGCGCCAGCACCGACGCCTCGGGCCGGGGCGTGGACGTCAGCAACACCACGAAGATCAGCTCCGAGGTGCGGGTGAAGCAGGGCTTCGGGTTCGCCTTCAGCAAGCGGATGCACCTGGGGCACGTCAACGGGCCCTGCCGGACGTTCTGGCTGGGCAGGGTGCCGGTCGTGGTGTGCGTGCGCCTGTCGGTCGCGCTGTCGCTCGAGGCGTCCACCTCGGTCGGGCTGAGCTTCGCCGTGCACTGGGACAAGCAGCTCGGCACGCGCTGCCACACCAGCAAGACCGGCACGTCCTGCACCCCCGACGACGGCGGCCCCGGCTTCTACGCCGACGGCGGGGTGGGCGTCTACGGCGACGGCGCGGTCACCACCGCCATCTCCACCGACATCCAGCTCCTGCTGTACGGTCTGGTCGGCCCCGCCCTGGTGGTGGACGTGCCGGGCGTGCAGCTCAAGGCCGACACCACCCAGAACCCGTGGTGGGAGCTGCGGGCGCTGGCCCGGCTCGGGGCGGCCATCGACCTGGGGGCGATCGGCAAGGACTACTCGGTCTGGCGCAAGGACGACATCATCAGCACGTTCTGGACGATCGCCCACGCCGGCGGCGCGTTCCAGGGCATCAAGGTCACGCCCCAGGTCGGCGGGATCGGCCCGGGCCAGAACTACCAGTTCAAGGTCACCGTGACCGGCTACCCCGACGACGTCGCCACGCAGTGGAAGCTGCTCGAAGGCCCCGGCACGCTCACCGCGGACGGCCTGTTCAACTTTCCGCAGGAAGGCCTCGCCGTGGTCGAGGTGACCAGCCCCGCCACCGGCGGCCATCCCCAGTTGCAGGCGCGCGGCGCGGTCCAGGTCGGCGCGAACTTCGGCGCTCCCGGGCCGCCCACGCTCAACACCTGGACCGCGCCGACGCTGCGCGGGGCCACCGTGAGCTGGTCGCCGCCCACGGACGTGGGCGTCGGGACCATCTCCGGCTACGTCGTCACCGCGACGGCCGAGGACGGCAGCCAGACCGCGCGTGCCTACGCCTACGGCGGCGACGCGACGCACCAGCTCGTCCAAGGGCTCACGCCCGGGGTGAGGTACAGCGTCACCGTGATCGCGCAGAACGCGGCGGGCACCGGCGAGCCGGCCGCGCCGCTGAAGCTGACGCCGACGGACGTGATCTTCTTCGGTCCGCCCTCCACCCTCGGCGCGGACCTGGCGCGCAGCACCGAGACGCAGGGCCGGCCCGACTCCACCGGGCAGGCGGGCGGCGCCACCGGCGCCGCGGCCTCCGGTGACGGCCGCTACGTCTTCTTCCTGACCCAGGAACGCAGCAACCTCATGCCGGACGACCTGCGGGTCCCCTCCAGCACGAAGCCGCGCATCCTGCGCAAGGACACCCAGGGCGGCGGCACGCAGGTCGTGTCGCTGGGCCCCGACGGCGTCACCCCGGTCTACGGCTTCGTCGGCGGCCCGCTGGCCAGCCGCGACGGCAACGTGGTCGCCTTCGTCTCGCTGGAGTGGACCGGCGTGCTGACGCCGAGGGCGGTCATGCACGACATCGCCGCCGGGACGTCCTGGACGCTGGAGGAGTACGGCTACGTCCAGGCGATCAGCGACGACGGGCACGCCGTCGTCTACTCGAAGAAGCTGGACGTGCACTCGGCCACCTCCCGGTGGAACCTCTACCGGCAGGTGAAGGGCGGCACGCCGCAGAAGCTGACCGCCTGCGACTCCCAGACCGACGGCGACTGCCCCACCTCCGCGGGCGAGGCCGCGCTGTCCGGCGACGGCAACCGGGTCACCTGGTCCACCTACGACGTCAGCATTGGGAAGGACCGCACCTGGCTCTACGACGCCGCCACGGGCGGCACGACGGAGATCTTCCCCGGGACCGACGTCGGCGACCCGATCATCTCCGGCGACGGTCAGGTGGTGGCCCTGCGCTACACCGCCCACCCGGCCCAGACCTCATGCCTGATGGTCGCCAGGATCAGCGGCGCCACGCCGGGCGCGGGCAACTGCCTGGTGCAGGAGGACGCCAACGGCTACGGCCGGGCGATGTTCCTGGGCAAGAACGGCACCGCGCTGGCGTACGAGTACACCGACGACGACTCGGTGCGCAGCCTGCGCAGCTACACGGCGGGCGTCACCCACCTGGCGGGCGGCGCGCCGGGCCAGTCGTGGCCGGTGACGGCGTTCATCACCGACGACGACCAGCGCCTGATCTACACCCTGCAGTACGAGGGCGGCACGTCCACGGCCGACACGGTCGTCGCGCACGAGGTGCCGGGCGTGTGGTGGGACTTCACCACGGGCGCGATGGCCGGCGGCGCCCCCGCGCCCGCGGCGGGCCGGGCACCGGCCCGCGACCTGCGGGTGCGCCTGCCCGACGAGCCGGTCACGCTGGCCGGGGAAGCCGCCCAGCCACCACGGCAGCCGGCCCGGGCGGCCAGGAGCAGCCCCAGGTAG
- a CDS encoding response regulator translates to MTRVLIADDDHLMRAGLIELLTADPGIEIAGQAATGREAVERAGRLAPDVVLMDVRMPDLDGIAATRQLARTAPEVKILMLTTFEQDDYIFGALRAGASGFLLKRARPEELIAAVHTVAAGDSLLSPSVTRRVIDRLAQQPVPDLAEQSRLATLTARERETLELIAKGLSNREIAASLVVEESTIRSHVKRILMKLGLRDRVQAVIFAYETGINRPR, encoded by the coding sequence ATGACGCGCGTGCTCATCGCCGACGACGACCACCTGATGCGGGCCGGGCTGATCGAGCTGCTCACCGCCGATCCCGGCATCGAGATCGCCGGCCAGGCCGCCACGGGCCGGGAGGCCGTCGAGCGGGCCGGCCGGCTCGCGCCCGACGTCGTGCTCATGGATGTCCGGATGCCCGATCTGGACGGCATCGCCGCCACCCGGCAGCTCGCGCGGACGGCGCCGGAGGTGAAGATCCTCATGCTCACCACGTTCGAGCAGGACGACTACATCTTCGGCGCGCTGCGCGCCGGCGCATCGGGTTTCCTGCTCAAGCGCGCCCGCCCGGAGGAGCTGATCGCCGCGGTGCACACCGTCGCCGCGGGAGATTCGCTCCTGTCCCCCTCGGTCACGCGGCGGGTGATCGACCGTCTGGCTCAGCAGCCGGTGCCCGACCTCGCCGAACAGTCCCGGCTCGCCACGCTGACCGCGCGGGAGCGCGAGACGCTCGAACTCATCGCCAAGGGCCTGTCCAACCGGGAGATCGCCGCCTCGCTGGTCGTCGAGGAGTCGACGATCAGGAGCCATGTCAAGCGCATCCTGATGAAGCTCGGCCTGCGTGACCGCGTCCAGGCCGTGATCTTCGCCTACGAGACCGGCATCAACCGCCCACGGTAG
- a CDS encoding sensor histidine kinase codes for MSSTATARSRALLDLALAAAVFAVSLVLLAHDGPMAVRVSTRGLDLTGVALAAGTAVPLAAWRRFPLAVFAVAAGGSVVLAGMGYPTGLLPAPVAALYLLAAGAAWTVRSAAVAAGLLLAYLAASAGGAFPVVGLVHTALPWAAAWFAGERTRLRRQQVSELRRRAVDAERAAEAERLRTVREAERERRLAVAEERARIARDLHDSAGHAISLIAVRAGAARLRQDGDARTLQAIEELARQTAAEIDHLVGSLREDDAEPPAPLGLASLDTLIAHHRAAGLQVELDVAGAARPLGATADQAAYRILQQALANAARHGTGDARVELDFTGAGFALTVTNPVRGTPRRVHGHGLVGMRERASLAGGSLDVTRPQGAYRLHARLPYGGSAP; via the coding sequence ATGTCATCGACGGCCACGGCCCGCTCGCGGGCGCTTCTCGACCTCGCCCTGGCGGCTGCCGTGTTCGCCGTCTCGCTGGTGCTGCTCGCCCACGACGGCCCCATGGCGGTACGCGTGAGCACCCGCGGGCTCGACCTGACCGGCGTCGCGCTGGCCGCCGGCACCGCCGTGCCGCTGGCGGCCTGGCGGCGCTTCCCGCTGGCCGTCTTCGCGGTGGCGGCCGGGGGCAGCGTGGTGCTGGCCGGGATGGGCTATCCGACCGGCCTGCTGCCGGCGCCCGTCGCCGCCCTCTACCTGCTCGCCGCGGGCGCCGCGTGGACGGTGCGCAGTGCCGCCGTCGCCGCCGGGCTGCTGCTGGCGTACCTGGCTGCTTCGGCGGGCGGCGCCTTTCCGGTGGTCGGCCTGGTGCACACCGCCCTGCCCTGGGCGGCGGCCTGGTTCGCCGGGGAACGCACCCGGCTACGCCGCCAGCAGGTCAGCGAGCTGCGGCGACGCGCCGTGGACGCCGAGCGCGCGGCGGAGGCCGAACGCCTTCGCACCGTACGGGAGGCCGAGCGGGAGCGGCGCCTCGCCGTCGCCGAGGAGCGCGCCCGGATCGCCCGCGACCTGCACGACTCGGCCGGGCACGCGATCAGCCTGATCGCCGTGCGAGCGGGCGCGGCCCGGCTGCGTCAGGACGGCGACGCGCGCACCCTCCAGGCGATCGAGGAGCTGGCCCGGCAGACGGCGGCGGAGATCGACCACCTCGTCGGCTCCCTACGTGAGGACGACGCTGAGCCGCCCGCTCCCCTGGGGCTGGCCTCGCTCGACACGCTGATCGCCCACCACCGCGCCGCGGGACTCCAGGTGGAACTCGACGTCGCCGGCGCGGCCCGGCCACTCGGCGCGACCGCCGACCAGGCCGCCTACCGCATCCTCCAGCAGGCCCTGGCCAACGCCGCCCGCCACGGCACCGGCGATGCCCGCGTCGAGCTCGACTTCACCGGCGCGGGCTTCGCGCTCACCGTCACCAACCCCGTCCGCGGCACGCCCCGCCGGGTCCATGGGCACGGACTGGTCGGCATGCGCGAGCGAGCCTCACTGGCCGGCGGCAGCCTCGACGTCACGAGACCGCAGGGCGCCTACCGCCTGCATGCCCGGCTGCCCTACGGAGGTTCTGCGCCATGA
- a CDS encoding ABC transporter ATP-binding protein codes for MIEVTDVVKTYPLGEGEVVAVDRLSLSVAAGEFVAVVGRSGSGKTTLLNLLAGIDRPTAGTVRVAGAELDGLSESALAGWRGGNVGLVFQFFQLLPTLTVAENVMLPMDFAAKIPAVRRRDRAMELLERVGIGDQAGKLPATLSGGQQQRTAIARALANDPPLLLADEPTGNLDSHTAQAVLDVFADLNAEGRTIVVVSHERDIRTLVNREITLVDGRVVADEGVRA; via the coding sequence ATGATCGAGGTCACCGATGTGGTGAAGACCTACCCGCTGGGTGAGGGCGAGGTGGTCGCGGTCGACCGGCTCAGCCTGTCGGTCGCGGCGGGGGAGTTCGTCGCGGTGGTCGGGCGCTCAGGAAGCGGCAAGACGACCCTGCTCAACCTGCTCGCCGGGATCGACCGGCCCACGGCGGGCACGGTACGGGTGGCGGGGGCCGAGCTCGACGGGCTGTCGGAGTCCGCCCTGGCCGGATGGCGCGGCGGCAACGTGGGGCTGGTGTTCCAGTTCTTCCAGCTGCTGCCCACGCTGACGGTGGCCGAGAACGTCATGCTGCCGATGGACTTCGCCGCCAAGATCCCCGCCGTGCGGCGCCGCGACCGGGCGATGGAGCTGCTGGAGCGGGTCGGCATCGGCGACCAGGCCGGCAAGCTGCCCGCCACGCTGTCCGGCGGCCAGCAGCAGCGGACGGCGATCGCCCGGGCACTGGCCAACGACCCGCCGCTGCTGCTGGCCGACGAACCCACCGGCAACCTCGACTCGCACACCGCGCAGGCCGTCCTGGACGTGTTCGCCGACCTGAACGCCGAGGGCCGCACCATCGTGGTCGTCTCCCACGAACGCGACATCAGGACCCTCGTCAACCGGGAGATCACCCTGGTCGACGGCCGCGTGGTGGCCGACGAGGGGGTACGGGCGTGA